The Terriglobia bacterium genome contains a region encoding:
- a CDS encoding zf-HC2 domain-containing protein, producing MACEAYRDLLVARLYDELDPADAGRLDAHLERCTACRDDLAQLAFAREQLRRAESLFPVSPRVVLLSPRPFRRPIWAFAAGFACAMIVLAAGLGAGWTLRDRETPVGAGSNPLAAGVTRAEVEGLLRQQEATLDHRLEAARISAPASPAAALTREDLDAAFSRLEKKIEGRRAADMGYLLDAISASELRSNTRLGQTREALRYVALASDPRVSAQ from the coding sequence ATGGCGTGCGAAGCTTATAGGGATCTCCTGGTCGCCCGGCTGTACGACGAACTGGACCCAGCCGACGCCGGGCGGCTCGACGCACACCTCGAGCGATGCACCGCTTGCAGGGACGATCTCGCGCAGCTCGCGTTCGCGCGAGAGCAGCTGCGCCGGGCCGAGTCTCTCTTCCCGGTATCGCCGCGCGTGGTTCTCCTGTCGCCGCGCCCCTTCCGCCGTCCGATTTGGGCGTTCGCGGCGGGCTTCGCGTGCGCGATGATCGTCCTGGCCGCAGGGCTCGGTGCCGGCTGGACTCTGAGGGACCGCGAGACGCCTGTCGGCGCCGGCTCGAACCCGCTCGCGGCCGGGGTCACGCGGGCGGAGGTGGAGGGACTTCTCCGTCAACAGGAGGCGACCCTCGACCACCGCCTCGAGGCGGCGCGAATCTCCGCGCCGGCGTCGCCGGCTGCAGCGCTCACCCGCGAGGATCTGGACGCCGCGTTCTCCCGCCTCGAGAAGAAGATCGAGGGCCGGAGGGCGGCGGACATGGGCTACCTTCTCGATGCGATCTCCGCGTCGGAGCTGCGGTCGAACACCCGGCTCGGCCAGACGCGGGAAGCGCTCCGGTACGTCGCGCTCGCGAGCGACCCGAGGGTCAGCGCCCAGTAG
- a CDS encoding SpoIIE family protein phosphatase, with the protein MSVAPPVEGYEEEIRSLCVELLDRYEEVTLVYRLCERLGSVLGEESIARLVLDDASRTLGARAGEIWLRGADGPRLVAAVPRDRSPSGMTWDDAPRIAAETGRTFLAEAAPEQEAIVSVPLPSESSEPMGALVLRGRPGERSYRTGEVKLLAALASLTSAFIRNTRLAAEVRRAERRKREDEIARQIHLGLLPRSDPTVHGLRIAGGHRAAENVGGDYYGYLSLPGGLGLAMADVSGHGVGAALYMAAAKGALQAEARREPSPATVLERTNEVLAADFSDSDVFATAVLFRFPPGGERFAYGNAGHNPPLLIRRDGRVERLERGGSALGLFPAMTYEEDERDFDPGDVLVVYTDGLVEARDPRRRLFGIERLIEASVRARSAGADRIRERLLQAMVEHCAGVPPGDDVTLVVVKRVQEERVE; encoded by the coding sequence ATGAGCGTCGCGCCGCCGGTCGAGGGCTACGAGGAGGAGATCCGCAGTCTCTGCGTGGAGCTGCTCGACCGATACGAAGAGGTCACCCTCGTCTACCGGTTGTGCGAACGCCTGGGCAGCGTGCTGGGAGAGGAGTCCATCGCGCGCCTGGTACTGGACGACGCTTCCCGCACCCTCGGCGCGCGCGCCGGCGAGATCTGGCTCCGCGGGGCGGACGGCCCGCGACTCGTCGCGGCGGTTCCCCGGGACCGCTCGCCGAGCGGCATGACGTGGGACGACGCTCCCCGGATCGCCGCCGAGACCGGCCGGACTTTTCTCGCGGAGGCGGCCCCGGAGCAGGAAGCGATCGTATCGGTGCCGCTCCCCTCGGAGTCGAGCGAGCCGATGGGGGCGCTGGTGCTTCGTGGACGGCCCGGCGAACGGTCGTACCGGACCGGTGAGGTCAAGCTCCTCGCCGCGCTGGCGTCCCTCACCTCCGCCTTCATCCGGAACACAAGGCTCGCCGCCGAAGTGCGCCGGGCCGAGAGGCGGAAGCGCGAGGACGAGATCGCCCGCCAGATCCACCTCGGGCTCCTGCCGCGGAGCGACCCCACCGTGCACGGTCTCCGCATCGCCGGCGGCCACCGCGCCGCCGAGAACGTCGGCGGCGACTACTACGGCTACCTGTCGCTGCCCGGCGGGCTCGGACTCGCCATGGCCGACGTCTCGGGGCACGGTGTCGGGGCCGCGCTCTACATGGCGGCCGCCAAAGGGGCCCTCCAGGCGGAAGCTAGGCGTGAGCCCTCCCCGGCGACCGTGCTCGAGAGGACCAACGAGGTGCTGGCGGCGGACTTCTCCGACTCGGACGTGTTCGCTACCGCGGTGCTCTTCCGGTTCCCGCCGGGGGGAGAGCGCTTCGCCTACGGCAACGCGGGGCACAACCCGCCGCTGCTGATTCGACGGGACGGACGCGTCGAGCGGCTCGAGCGGGGGGGCTCGGCGCTCGGCCTCTTTCCCGCGATGACGTACGAGGAGGACGAGCGCGACTTCGATCCCGGCGACGTGCTGGTGGTCTACACCGACGGGCTCGTCGAGGCGAGAGACCCGCGCCGCAGGCTGTTCGGCATCGAGCGGCTGATCGAAGCCTCCGTGCGGGCGCGGTCCGCCGGCGCCGATCGGATCCGGGAGCGACTCCTCCAGGCGATGGTCGAGCACTGCGCCGGCGTGCCGCCCGGAGACGATGTGACGCTCGTGGTGGTCAAGCGAGTGCAGGAGGAGAGGGTCGAGTGA
- a CDS encoding STAS domain-containing protein, translating into MNVRSDRSLGVLHLRFLGTDALDTLVAAKVKAEALDLIIGDADVVVDLSGISFMDSTGVGVLVSLFKAARKNGRDARFAGVTPGVRSVLQVIKLDRIFELHDDVASAAASLKKPGRSPVARG; encoded by the coding sequence ATGAACGTACGATCGGACCGGTCGCTCGGAGTCCTCCACCTGCGCTTCCTGGGCACGGACGCGCTCGACACCCTCGTCGCGGCCAAGGTGAAGGCGGAGGCGCTGGACCTCATCATCGGGGACGCGGACGTGGTGGTGGACCTCTCCGGGATTTCCTTCATGGACTCCACCGGCGTCGGCGTCCTGGTCAGCCTGTTCAAGGCGGCGAGGAAGAACGGACGGGACGCCCGCTTCGCCGGGGTCACGCCCGGCGTCCGCTCGGTGCTCCAGGTGATCAAGCTCGACCGGATCTTCGAGCTGCACGACGACGTGGCCAGCGCCGCCGCCTCGCTCAAGAAGCCCGGGCGCTCCCCCGTCGCGCGCGGCTGA
- a CDS encoding sigma-70 family RNA polymerase sigma factor — protein sequence MGAPSDEDLVLAVQSGDTDSLGVLVARWEQPLFRFAFRLLQRTEDARDVCQETFLRILTRSERFRVGARFSTWMYQIALNLCRDHVRRRKRWRFLTFEADEGAVEHRVRERVEGPVSADPAASLERDEIRRAIHKALGTLAPEQREVLVLKEFEGLKFREIAEILGCPESTVKSRMYYGLTALKGALARQGVEAP from the coding sequence TTGGGCGCGCCGAGCGACGAAGACCTGGTGCTTGCGGTCCAGTCGGGCGACACCGATTCCCTCGGCGTGCTCGTGGCACGTTGGGAGCAGCCTCTCTTCCGCTTCGCATTCCGGCTGCTCCAGCGAACGGAGGACGCGCGCGACGTCTGTCAGGAGACCTTCCTCCGGATCCTGACCCGTTCGGAGCGATTCCGGGTCGGCGCGAGGTTCTCGACCTGGATGTACCAGATCGCGCTCAACCTCTGCCGCGACCACGTCAGACGACGGAAACGCTGGCGCTTTCTCACGTTCGAGGCGGACGAGGGGGCCGTCGAGCACCGAGTTCGGGAGCGGGTGGAAGGCCCGGTGTCGGCCGATCCGGCGGCGTCGCTCGAACGGGACGAGATCCGCCGGGCGATCCACAAGGCGCTCGGGACGCTGGCGCCGGAGCAGCGCGAGGTGCTGGTTCTCAAGGAGTTCGAGGGGCTCAAGTTCCGGGAGATTGCCGAGATCCTCGGCTGTCCCGAGAGCACGGTCAAATCCCGGATGTACTACGGCCTTACGGCCCTCAAGGGCGCCCTGGCCCGCCAGGGCGTCGAGGCGCCCTGA
- a CDS encoding PEGA domain-containing protein, which yields MKTQASIALVALAVSVCLMSPAVPRAEEPPPPTPARPSSPLDAIRDDLLALRFESALAAIDAMLRDPALPASTRLDALVLRSQAHAASGALDAAEQDYREVLDLDPAFEPDPAVASRKAIARFEKARADRVGMLRIDLDPSDATVLVDGRPARRLADGTLPALAGSRTLRLERKGFDPLERTIDVQPGHETPFVVRLVPNVRSIVVRTEPDGVLVSVDDQPSGETARPKSGAPDAPAQLEIDDLAPGEHAITLRKPCYRTVRHRRMITVDLMDHAPLAIETVALDPVRSRLKLMGSIEGGEVRVDGNPAGTLPIEPLELCPGPRDVEVRAGGRVVWWARVELPEEGGLEVEVRPRPNLARVVAEWPRALSPFAESFSAAPPLPLPPGADLSSTHGWEAVQLPGGTDLAVTVTPAPGGGPADRGALYSPILRTVERIEGTLPDPSRPAWLESSTGMKLADSSVWGKAVVVEVAPGGPAAAANISVGDRVLAVGSSAVDGSRQAAAALRDAAPGSEIEVHVAGPQGAPRAVRVRTAPTPVIPVRHDGARSPAVVAAWAAADGAVAGGAAPSALANLALLLSGAGRHDLAADVLRRIPWGERKGVGAGTGAYLLGRELEFQGLEADARTAFLRARASLSTAPDDDGLEVAPAAADHLADLGVAPEPAAQPTGR from the coding sequence GTGAAAACTCAGGCAAGCATCGCGCTCGTCGCGCTCGCCGTCTCGGTCTGCCTCATGAGCCCGGCCGTTCCGCGCGCCGAGGAGCCGCCCCCGCCGACCCCGGCGCGCCCGTCCTCGCCTCTCGACGCGATCCGCGACGACCTCCTCGCGCTTCGGTTCGAGTCCGCGCTGGCCGCGATCGACGCGATGCTCCGCGATCCCGCGCTGCCTGCGTCGACGAGGCTCGACGCGCTGGTGCTTCGCTCGCAGGCTCACGCCGCCAGCGGCGCGTTGGACGCCGCGGAACAGGACTACCGGGAAGTCCTCGATCTCGACCCGGCGTTCGAGCCGGACCCGGCGGTCGCCTCGAGGAAGGCGATCGCCCGGTTCGAGAAGGCCCGAGCGGATCGTGTGGGCATGCTGCGCATCGACCTCGACCCTTCAGACGCCACCGTGCTGGTGGATGGCCGGCCGGCGCGCCGCCTGGCCGACGGCACCCTCCCCGCGCTCGCCGGGAGCCGGACCCTTCGCCTGGAGAGGAAGGGGTTCGATCCGCTCGAGCGGACGATCGACGTGCAGCCGGGACACGAGACCCCGTTCGTCGTCCGTTTGGTCCCCAATGTCCGCAGCATCGTCGTCCGTACCGAGCCGGATGGCGTCCTGGTCTCGGTGGACGATCAACCCTCGGGCGAGACGGCGAGGCCGAAATCGGGCGCGCCCGACGCCCCGGCGCAGCTCGAGATCGACGATCTCGCTCCGGGCGAGCACGCGATCACGTTGAGGAAGCCCTGCTATCGAACCGTGCGTCACCGGCGAATGATCACGGTGGATCTCATGGATCACGCGCCCCTCGCCATCGAGACGGTGGCGCTCGACCCGGTCCGGTCCCGCCTCAAGCTCATGGGCTCGATCGAGGGAGGCGAAGTTCGAGTCGACGGGAATCCCGCGGGAACCCTGCCGATCGAGCCCCTCGAGCTCTGCCCGGGACCGCGGGACGTCGAGGTCCGCGCCGGTGGTCGGGTGGTTTGGTGGGCCAGGGTCGAGCTGCCCGAAGAGGGTGGGCTCGAGGTCGAGGTCCGCCCGCGGCCGAACCTCGCTCGCGTGGTGGCCGAGTGGCCCCGAGCGCTCTCGCCGTTCGCGGAGTCGTTCAGCGCGGCGCCTCCGCTGCCGCTTCCGCCCGGCGCCGACTTGTCCTCGACCCACGGCTGGGAGGCGGTCCAGCTCCCGGGCGGCACCGACCTCGCGGTCACGGTAACCCCGGCGCCCGGCGGCGGGCCCGCAGACCGCGGCGCGCTCTATAGCCCGATTCTTCGCACCGTGGAGCGGATCGAGGGCACGCTTCCCGACCCCTCCCGCCCCGCGTGGCTCGAGAGCTCGACGGGCATGAAACTGGCGGACAGCTCGGTCTGGGGGAAAGCGGTGGTCGTGGAAGTTGCGCCGGGCGGTCCCGCGGCGGCCGCGAACATCTCGGTCGGGGACCGCGTCCTGGCCGTTGGATCATCGGCCGTCGACGGCTCTCGACAAGCCGCCGCCGCCCTTCGGGACGCCGCGCCCGGATCGGAGATCGAGGTCCACGTCGCCGGGCCGCAAGGGGCTCCAAGGGCGGTCCGCGTCCGCACGGCCCCGACTCCCGTGATCCCCGTCCGTCACGACGGTGCGCGCTCGCCTGCCGTGGTCGCCGCCTGGGCGGCCGCCGACGGTGCGGTGGCCGGAGGCGCGGCGCCGTCGGCGCTCGCGAATCTCGCCTTGCTGCTCTCCGGCGCCGGCCGCCACGATCTCGCGGCCGATGTCCTGCGCCGGATCCCATGGGGGGAGCGCAAGGGGGTCGGTGCGGGAACGGGAGCCTACCTCCTGGGGAGGGAGCTGGAGTTCCAGGGCCTCGAGGCGGATGCGCGGACCGCATTCTTGCGGGCTCGTGCGTCGCTCTCCACGGCGCCGGACGACGACGGGCTGGAAGTGGCGCCGGCGGCCGCGGATCATCTCGCGGATCTCGGCGTCGCGCCCGAGCCGGCCGCTCAACCTACTGGGCGCTGA
- a CDS encoding ATP-binding protein, protein MPEGARLEALSIRSDPARIRDARTWIAAVARSAGFTEEETHDLAVALSEVCSNSHRHSYRGRTDGRF, encoded by the coding sequence GTGCCTGAGGGCGCGCGATTGGAGGCGCTGTCCATAAGGAGCGATCCCGCGCGGATCCGTGACGCCAGGACGTGGATCGCGGCGGTCGCCCGGTCCGCGGGCTTCACCGAGGAGGAGACCCACGATCTCGCCGTGGCCTTGAGCGAGGTCTGCTCCAACTCCCATCGCCACTCCTACCGCGGCAGGACGGATGGACGTTTTTAA
- a CDS encoding response regulator — translation MSEKKILIIDDDAFIRRPLEFILREEGFLPVTAVDGEDGLAKLEGGRPDLIFLDVMMPGMDGFAVCRRVRTDPRFSSIPVIMLTAKGQEGDRDRGLAAGATEFISKPYSPSELLRRVREILSERTSGSVGT, via the coding sequence GTGAGCGAGAAGAAGATCCTGATCATCGACGACGACGCCTTCATCAGGCGACCGCTGGAGTTCATCCTGCGCGAAGAGGGGTTCCTGCCCGTCACCGCGGTGGACGGGGAAGACGGGCTCGCCAAGCTCGAGGGCGGACGGCCCGACCTGATCTTCCTGGACGTGATGATGCCGGGCATGGATGGATTCGCCGTTTGCCGCCGCGTCAGGACCGACCCGCGGTTCTCCTCGATCCCGGTGATCATGCTGACCGCCAAGGGTCAGGAAGGGGATCGCGATCGCGGGCTGGCCGCCGGGGCCACCGAGTTCATCAGCAAGCCCTACTCCCCGTCGGAGCTGCTTCGGCGCGTGCGAGAGATCCTGTCGGAACGGACGTCGGGGAGCGTGGGGACATGA